Proteins from a genomic interval of Thunnus maccoyii chromosome 1, fThuMac1.1, whole genome shotgun sequence:
- the LOC121884843 gene encoding E3 ubiquitin-protein ligase RNF128-like isoform X2: protein MGKKTQHGLFLLLCLSGLVHCSAAVLFWTAMVEISYVNSNNKTEDRYCECGVYGRNSPLAKASGIVALPKGDPKGCGQDPVYNRNSSSPAWIALVKRGNCTFSDKINAAKRQGASGVVVYNVDGSGNSTTFMAHSDAADIVAIMIGNVQGMEVVNLVKNGTDVHMIIDLGSPHGPWMDSYWIYFLSIAFFIVTAASIAYFVFISANRLYNLRMQRRDERRLKSEAKKAIGRLQVRKLKTGDEETTSDSHLCAVCIDAYKPGDVVTVLTCDHIFHKACIEPWLLEKRTCPMCKCDILKALGVEEESKENIPDESPPEVTVITVAGGEPIYDVPLSNPESPDPERQQHIYENRAFE from the coding sequence ATGGGTAAGAAGACACAACATGGTCTGTTTcttttgctgtgtttgtcaGGACTTGTTCACTGTTCAGCAGCGGTGCTATTTTGGACAGCGATGGTGGAAATAAGCTATGTTAACAGCAACAATAAGACTGAGGACCGGTATTGTGAGTGTGGGGTGTATGGCCGTAACTCTCCCCTGGCGAAAGCTTCAGGCATTGTTGCACTTCCAAAGGGAGACCCCAAAGGCTGTGGTCAGGATCCTGTCTACAACCGCAATTCCAGCTCACCAGCCTGGATAGCCCTGGTTAAAAGGGGCAACTGTACTTTCAGTGACAAAATAAATGCTGCCAAACGTCAAGGAGCATCAGGTGTGGTCGTGTATAATGTGGATGGCAGTGGCAACAGCACCACTTTCATGGCACACTCGGATGCAGCTGATATTGTGGCCATCATGATTGGCAACGTTCAGGGCATGGAGGTTGTCAACTTGGTGAAGAATGGAACAGATGTTCACATGATTATTGATCTAGGCAGCCCTCACGGACCCTGGATGGACAGCTACtggatttattttctctccattgCCTTCTTCATTGTGACAGCGGCCTCGATTGCTTACTTTGTGTTTATCTCTGCAAACCGTCTTTACAACCTGCGCATGCAAAGGCGCGATGAGAGAAGGCTGAAATCGGAGGCTAAGAAGGCGATTGGGCGTCTACAAGTGCGCAAACTGAAGACAGGGGATGAGGAAACTACCTCTGACTCCCATTTGTGTGCTGTGTGCATTGATGCCTACAAGCCAGGTGATGTGGTGACAGTGCTAACATGTGATCACATCTTCCATAAAGCCTGTATCGAGCCCTGGTTGCTGGAGAAAAGGACCTGTCCCATGTGTAAGTGCGACATCCTGAAGGCCTTGGGAGTTGAGGAGGAGTCAAAAGAGAATATTCCTGATGAATCACCACCAGAGGTCACTGTGATCACAGTAGCAGGAGGAGAACCCATCTACGATGTCCCGCTGTCTAACCCAGAGAGCCCTGACCCAGAGAGACAACAGCATATCTATGAGAACAGGGCCTTTGAGTAA
- the LOC121884843 gene encoding E3 ubiquitin-protein ligase RNF128-like isoform X1, whose translation MIMVWVKIIILARFIANPGLPSRHDPSFLKVPSPVNRTCALCAHFKTSTRSRNIKFTVNYLQIRTHKTRLVHCSAAVLFWTAMVEISYVNSNNKTEDRYCECGVYGRNSPLAKASGIVALPKGDPKGCGQDPVYNRNSSSPAWIALVKRGNCTFSDKINAAKRQGASGVVVYNVDGSGNSTTFMAHSDAADIVAIMIGNVQGMEVVNLVKNGTDVHMIIDLGSPHGPWMDSYWIYFLSIAFFIVTAASIAYFVFISANRLYNLRMQRRDERRLKSEAKKAIGRLQVRKLKTGDEETTSDSHLCAVCIDAYKPGDVVTVLTCDHIFHKACIEPWLLEKRTCPMCKCDILKALGVEEESKENIPDESPPEVTVITVAGGEPIYDVPLSNPESPDPERQQHIYENRAFE comes from the exons atgatcatggtttgggttaaaataatcaTTCTCGCGAGATTTATCGCAAATCCGGGGTTACCATCCAGACACGACCCAAGTTTTCTCAAAGTCCCCAGTCCGGTGAACCGCACGTGCGCTCTCTGTGCACACTTCAAGACATCCACGCGCTCAAGAAACATTAAATTTACTGTCAATTATCTGCAGATAAGGACCCACAAAACAA GACTTGTTCACTGTTCAGCAGCGGTGCTATTTTGGACAGCGATGGTGGAAATAAGCTATGTTAACAGCAACAATAAGACTGAGGACCGGTATTGTGAGTGTGGGGTGTATGGCCGTAACTCTCCCCTGGCGAAAGCTTCAGGCATTGTTGCACTTCCAAAGGGAGACCCCAAAGGCTGTGGTCAGGATCCTGTCTACAACCGCAATTCCAGCTCACCAGCCTGGATAGCCCTGGTTAAAAGGGGCAACTGTACTTTCAGTGACAAAATAAATGCTGCCAAACGTCAAGGAGCATCAGGTGTGGTCGTGTATAATGTGGATGGCAGTGGCAACAGCACCACTTTCATGGCACACTCGGATGCAGCTGATATTGTGGCCATCATGATTGGCAACGTTCAGGGCATGGAGGTTGTCAACTTGGTGAAGAATGGAACAGATGTTCACATGATTATTGATCTAGGCAGCCCTCACGGACCCTGGATGGACAGCTACtggatttattttctctccattgCCTTCTTCATTGTGACAGCGGCCTCGATTGCTTACTTTGTGTTTATCTCTGCAAACCGTCTTTACAACCTGCGCATGCAAAGGCGCGATGAGAGAAGGCTGAAATCGGAGGCTAAGAAGGCGATTGGGCGTCTACAAGTGCGCAAACTGAAGACAGGGGATGAGGAAACTACCTCTGACTCCCATTTGTGTGCTGTGTGCATTGATGCCTACAAGCCAGGTGATGTGGTGACAGTGCTAACATGTGATCACATCTTCCATAAAGCCTGTATCGAGCCCTGGTTGCTGGAGAAAAGGACCTGTCCCATGTGTAAGTGCGACATCCTGAAGGCCTTGGGAGTTGAGGAGGAGTCAAAAGAGAATATTCCTGATGAATCACCACCAGAGGTCACTGTGATCACAGTAGCAGGAGGAGAACCCATCTACGATGTCCCGCTGTCTAACCCAGAGAGCCCTGACCCAGAGAGACAACAGCATATCTATGAGAACAGGGCCTTTGAGTAA